A stretch of Clostridium sp. BJN0001 DNA encodes these proteins:
- a CDS encoding tyrosine-type recombinase/integrase, translated as MEGGVRKKGNRWYYYFEAAKINGKRKKIERAGGKTQKEALKKLREALNEYSDTGSLKKDSNLSVQDYYEYWFKEYVVVNCKMNTQRNYKMLINTHILPNIGIYKLKDITSTVLQELINKKYLDGYSKNYLSNLYGVLSGSFKAAVQPYKLIKENPMLYVSLPKYNKKLINSKDDLKIITIEEYNTILKRFPYGSNMHIPLQIAFYTGMRAAEVMSLTWDCIDFKNKSIKVEKILFRNNFNAWEFGPPKTKSSIRTILIGDTLIELLKKFKHDQENNKERYKQYYVSHKYDFVCLKEDGELLTTDSLKYLSRVVNYELGIKFKFHSLRHTHATLLLESGANIKDIQVRLGHSKLATTMDTYSHVTKKMKNDTVNIFENIIKKTSTV; from the coding sequence ATGGAAGGCGGAGTAAGAAAAAAAGGAAATAGATGGTATTATTACTTTGAAGCAGCAAAAATTAATGGTAAACGGAAAAAAATAGAACGTGCTGGAGGGAAAACTCAAAAAGAAGCACTTAAAAAATTGAGAGAAGCTTTAAATGAGTATTCTGATACTGGTAGTTTAAAAAAAGATTCTAATTTGTCAGTACAAGATTATTATGAATATTGGTTTAAAGAATATGTAGTTGTAAATTGTAAAATGAATACACAAAGAAATTACAAAATGTTAATAAATACTCATATACTGCCTAATATAGGCATATATAAACTAAAAGATATTACATCCACAGTATTGCAAGAATTAATAAATAAAAAATACTTAGATGGATATAGCAAAAATTATTTATCTAATCTATATGGAGTATTGAGTGGATCTTTTAAAGCAGCTGTGCAACCATATAAATTAATAAAAGAAAATCCAATGCTTTATGTATCTTTACCTAAATACAATAAAAAATTAATAAATAGTAAAGATGATTTAAAAATAATTACAATAGAAGAATATAATACAATACTGAAAAGATTTCCTTATGGAAGCAATATGCATATTCCTTTACAAATTGCATTTTATACAGGAATGAGAGCTGCAGAAGTAATGTCGTTAACTTGGGATTGCATTGATTTTAAAAATAAATCAATAAAAGTTGAGAAAATTTTATTTAGAAACAATTTTAATGCGTGGGAATTTGGTCCACCAAAAACTAAGAGTAGTATAAGAACTATACTCATAGGAGATACTCTTATAGAATTGCTAAAGAAATTTAAACATGATCAAGAAAATAATAAGGAACGATATAAGCAATATTATGTATCTCACAAATATGATTTTGTATGTTTAAAAGAGGATGGTGAATTACTAACAACAGATAGTTTAAAATATCTAAGTAGAGTTGTAAATTATGAATTAGGTATAAAATTTAAATTTCATTCTTTAAGACATACACATGCTACTTTACTTCTTGAATCAGGAGCAAACATTAAAGATATTCAAGTTCGTTTAGGACATTCTAAACTTGCAACTACTATGGACACTTATTCACATGTAACTAAAAAAATGAAGAATGATACGGTTAATATTTTTGAAAATATAATAAAGAAAACTTCCACCGTATAA
- the yqeK gene encoding bis(5'-nucleosyl)-tetraphosphatase (symmetrical) YqeK has product MILKDEMLLLIKKYNIKLTEVEKRNSELWHSLLAPFVAKEKFKIDDEEILSSLRYHTTGKENMTKLEKIIYISDMIEPSRSFEGLSEIRDKTFENLDKGVFLGLSRSIEYILNKNQLIDENTIKARNYFLYDENFL; this is encoded by the coding sequence ATGATTTTAAAAGATGAAATGCTTTTACTTATAAAAAAGTATAATATCAAGCTTACAGAAGTTGAAAAGCGAAATTCTGAGTTATGGCATAGCCTTCTTGCACCATTTGTTGCAAAAGAGAAATTTAAAATAGATGATGAAGAAATTTTAAGTTCATTAAGATATCATACAACTGGAAAAGAAAATATGACAAAGCTTGAAAAAATAATATATATTTCAGATATGATTGAACCATCAAGAAGTTTTGAAGGACTTTCAGAGATACGAGATAAAACTTTTGAAAACCTTGATAAAGGTGTATTTTTAGGACTTTCAAGGAGTATAGAATATATTTTAAATAAAAATCAGCTTATTGATGAAAACACTATAAAAGCTAGAAACTATTTCTTATATGATGAAAATTTTTTATAA
- a CDS encoding ParA family protein — MQIISFLNIKGGVAKTTSCVNVAAELGRKGKKVLVIDMDPQSNATKYLNSYDSNVKGTYEMLKGEDVPIQGTAYKNLWIVPANINLIMSESEILSDTKKARETRLKKWIKSKRSGEFDYILIDCPPSLGMLSINALSASDYVIVPLKIDKFALDGFEYLMGSIKETQEEFNENLKILGILITMDRATRINREIKAELQEELGDMLFKQSIRDNVDVIKSTFNTTPVIYFNQRANASRDYKKFVEELQCRI; from the coding sequence ATGCAGATAATAAGTTTTTTAAATATAAAAGGTGGAGTTGCTAAAACAACAAGTTGTGTAAATGTTGCAGCTGAACTTGGCAGAAAAGGAAAGAAAGTTTTAGTGATTGATATGGACCCACAGAGCAATGCAACAAAGTATCTTAATTCATATGATTCGAACGTTAAAGGCACTTATGAAATGCTTAAAGGTGAAGATGTTCCTATCCAAGGTACAGCTTATAAAAATTTATGGATTGTACCAGCAAATATAAATCTTATTATGAGTGAATCTGAAATATTATCAGATACAAAAAAGGCAAGAGAAACAAGACTTAAGAAATGGATTAAAAGTAAACGTAGTGGAGAATTTGATTATATATTAATAGATTGTCCGCCTAGCCTTGGAATGTTATCTATTAATGCATTATCTGCAAGTGATTATGTTATTGTACCACTTAAAATTGATAAATTTGCACTTGATGGATTTGAATATCTTATGGGAAGCATAAAAGAGACACAAGAAGAATTTAATGAGAATTTAAAGATATTAGGAATACTTATAACTATGGACAGAGCAACTAGAATAAATAGAGAAATTAAAGCAGAGCTTCAAGAAGAACTTGGTGATATGCTATTTAAACAGTCAATACGAGATAACGTTGATGTTATAAAAAGCACTTTTAATACTACTCCAGTAATTTATTTTAATCAAAGAGCAAATGCTTCAAGAGATTATAAAAAGTTTGTGGAGGAATTGCAATGTCGTATTTAA
- a CDS encoding helix-turn-helix transcriptional regulator, with protein MYSKLKDIREKRGITQADMAELLGYNHKSGYNKLENGERKISLEQAKTISDFFNLTIEDIFFDNLVNKMSTK; from the coding sequence ATGTATTCTAAATTAAAAGATATCAGAGAAAAAAGAGGAATAACTCAAGCTGACATGGCTGAATTACTAGGATATAACCATAAAAGTGGATACAATAAATTGGAAAATGGTGAAAGAAAAATATCATTGGAACAAGCTAAAACTATTTCTGATTTCTTTAATTTAACTATTGAAGATATTTTTTTTGATAATTTAGTAAACAAAATGTCTACTAAATAA
- a CDS encoding helix-turn-helix transcriptional regulator — translation MDNKYRNIYQIARESKGITQEKASELMDISVDSLRVYESGRRTPPNHIVAKMVEIYDTQYLAYQHIKGDIIGKCILPDVDIKNLSACILSVHTEIKDFLKCEDSLMKIGADDKVDKTEIDTFSKAVKELDDIVKAVMELKFSRR, via the coding sequence ATGGACAATAAATACAGAAATATTTACCAAATAGCGAGAGAATCTAAAGGAATTACACAAGAAAAAGCATCAGAACTAATGGATATAAGCGTTGATAGTTTAAGAGTATATGAAAGTGGTAGGAGAACACCTCCAAATCATATCGTTGCTAAAATGGTTGAAATTTATGATACACAGTATCTTGCATATCAGCATATAAAAGGGGATATTATAGGCAAATGTATACTTCCAGACGTAGATATAAAAAATTTATCTGCATGTATTTTAAGTGTACATACAGAAATCAAAGATTTTTTAAAGTGTGAAGATTCTCTTATGAAAATAGGTGCAGATGATAAAGTTGATAAAACAGAAATAGATACTTTTAGTAAAGCTGTTAAAGAGCTTGATGATATTGTGAAAGCAGTTATGGAATTAAAATTTTCAAGGAGATGA
- a CDS encoding helix-turn-helix domain-containing protein, which yields MEDILYTTKETAKLLKTDDPTVRRLISKGFLKALKLGRLKIRKIEIERFLTWAEGKDLTDLNNIKNLEYVMPEEGGKGLRCVR from the coding sequence ATGGAAGATATTTTATATACAACAAAGGAAACTGCAAAATTATTAAAAACAGATGATCCAACAGTAAGAAGATTAATAAGCAAAGGATTTCTCAAAGCTCTTAAACTTGGAAGATTAAAAATAAGAAAAATTGAAATTGAAAGATTTCTAACATGGGCAGAAGGAAAAGATTTGACTGATTTAAATAATATTAAGAATTTAGAGTATGTAATGCCTGAAGAAGGAGGAAAAGGATTAAGATGTGTGAGATAA
- a CDS encoding helix-turn-helix transcriptional regulator, protein MASFGERLRELRLEKNLTQQELANHFSLHKTRISQYELNKRQADDEMKKKFALFFNVSLDWLMGLSNYRNYTDDPKNTIALHSDEDYENLPDEARDEINNFIEYVKQKYKDKK, encoded by the coding sequence ATGGCATCGTTTGGTGAAAGATTACGAGAACTTAGATTAGAAAAAAATCTTACACAACAAGAACTTGCTAATCATTTTAGTTTACACAAAACTCGAATTTCACAATATGAATTAAATAAAAGGCAAGCTGACGATGAAATGAAAAAGAAATTTGCTCTATTCTTTAATGTATCTTTAGACTGGCTAATGGGATTAAGTAATTATAGGAACTATACAGATGATCCTAAGAATACTATTGCACTTCATTCAGATGAAGACTATGAAAATCTTCCAGATGAAGCAAGAGATGAAATTAATAATTTTATAGAATATGTTAAGCAAAAGTATAAAGATAAAAAATAA
- a CDS encoding serine hydrolase → MKKIFKSVSLITTIILTLFFYCVPAKAALDEPDVNAEGCVLLDASTGKILFGKNEEKQFEPASTTKVMTALVVLEKCNLDEIVTVQKDFTDIDGTAVGLLNGDKLTVNDLLHGMLLESGNDCAEALAEHVSGSILNFSKLMNAKAKELGALNTNFQNPSGLPEPQNITTAHDLALFMREAIKNPNFIRITNELTYTINLINDTSRPILVNNKDYLINKASRYYYPYATSGKNGYTTVANHTYVASAQNGDQKLVAAYLNATDKAQNFSDMKTVFDYGFNNFKSVTLYKKGDKVADYKVTSSLSIPIIAADDIVYVVPKDEENKETSTDIKIDQKDLSKESFKNGDKILKGMLYVNNEEYLPIDLCSGEGREYTPLLNIPKNAVNLKIPIICSVTATLIVLAGGLFIHFRKVKKRSKKRKKRRFSNKDIKNFSIVNDSINENNDDK, encoded by the coding sequence ATGAAAAAGATTTTTAAAAGCGTAAGCCTTATAACGACTATTATATTAACATTATTTTTTTACTGTGTACCTGCAAAAGCAGCACTTGATGAACCTGATGTAAATGCAGAAGGTTGTGTTCTTCTTGATGCTTCAACAGGTAAAATACTATTTGGTAAAAATGAAGAAAAGCAGTTTGAACCAGCTTCAACAACAAAAGTAATGACTGCACTTGTCGTTCTTGAAAAATGTAATCTTGATGAAATAGTAACCGTACAGAAAGACTTCACAGATATAGATGGTACTGCTGTAGGGCTTCTAAACGGCGACAAATTAACAGTAAACGATTTGCTTCATGGAATGCTTTTAGAGTCAGGAAATGATTGTGCTGAAGCTTTAGCTGAACATGTGTCTGGATCTATTTTAAACTTTTCAAAACTTATGAATGCTAAAGCAAAAGAGCTCGGTGCATTAAATACTAATTTTCAAAATCCAAGCGGACTTCCTGAGCCACAAAACATTACAACAGCTCATGATTTAGCTTTGTTTATGAGAGAAGCTATAAAAAATCCAAATTTTATAAGAATCACAAATGAGCTTACATACACAATTAATTTAATAAATGATACTTCAAGACCTATTTTAGTTAACAATAAAGACTATTTAATAAATAAAGCTTCTAGATATTATTATCCTTATGCAACATCAGGAAAAAATGGATATACAACAGTTGCAAACCACACATATGTTGCTTCAGCTCAAAATGGTGATCAAAAGCTTGTTGCTGCATATTTAAATGCAACAGATAAAGCCCAAAACTTTTCAGATATGAAGACTGTATTTGATTATGGTTTTAATAATTTTAAATCTGTTACTCTTTATAAAAAAGGAGACAAAGTTGCAGATTATAAGGTTACATCATCACTTTCAATTCCTATTATAGCTGCTGATGATATAGTATATGTAGTGCCGAAAGATGAAGAAAACAAAGAAACTTCTACCGATATAAAGATTGATCAAAAAGATCTTTCAAAAGAGTCTTTTAAAAATGGAGACAAGATTCTTAAAGGAATGCTTTATGTAAATAACGAAGAATATCTTCCAATAGATTTATGTAGTGGAGAAGGCAGAGAGTATACTCCTCTTTTGAATATTCCAAAAAATGCAGTTAATTTAAAAATTCCAATTATATGCAGTGTAACAGCTACATTAATTGTACTAGCCGGGGGATTATTTATACACTTTAGAAAAGTCAAAAAAAGATCTAAGAAAAGAAAAAAGAGACGTTTTTCAAACAAAGATATAAAAAACTTTTCAATTGTTAATGATTCTATTAACGAAAACAATGATGATAAATAA
- the nadD gene encoding nicotinate-nucleotide adenylyltransferase, with product MKRYGIIGGTFDPIHNGHLYIAYEALIKFKLDKVIFMPACIQPFKTDKKVADAVDRLNMVSLAVFPYKEFEVSDYEIKNEGVSYTYKTLKHFKKKFLDENEDSIEIYFIIGADCIMELETWTCIKEIFKSAKIIGFSRQGYLEEEVSLKSKYLKDKYGADIKFISIKNLEISSTDIRKRIGEGIRVDFFLPDKVLEYINTKSLYKEEFIK from the coding sequence ATGAAAAGATATGGTATAATAGGAGGTACATTCGATCCTATTCATAACGGTCATCTATATATAGCATATGAAGCATTAATAAAATTTAAACTTGATAAAGTTATTTTTATGCCTGCGTGTATTCAGCCTTTTAAAACAGATAAAAAGGTGGCAGATGCAGTAGATAGACTTAATATGGTATCCCTTGCGGTTTTTCCTTATAAAGAATTTGAAGTGTCAGATTATGAAATAAAAAATGAAGGTGTAAGTTATACGTATAAAACTCTTAAACATTTTAAAAAGAAATTTTTAGATGAAAATGAAGATTCTATAGAGATTTATTTTATAATTGGTGCTGATTGTATAATGGAACTTGAAACATGGACTTGTATAAAGGAAATTTTTAAATCAGCTAAAATAATTGGATTTTCAAGACAAGGATATTTAGAAGAAGAAGTTTCTTTAAAGAGTAAATATTTAAAAGATAAGTATGGCGCAGATATAAAGTTTATATCTATAAAAAATCTTGAAATTTCTTCAACAGATATACGAAAAAGAATAGGAGAAGGAATTAGAGTGGATTTTTTCCTTCCAGATAAAGTCCTTGAGTATATAAATACAAAATCTTTATATAAAGAAGAATTTATAAAATAG
- a CDS encoding LCP family protein: protein MLPKIRSSINKETTSKIDRSISWRERILLLSVALLITYFIVLFISFIYASFAIHGKNMIAKDSEGLNSNVNIIVLGVDIGDIYDTSNSSLKRTDTMMLMNYNKSSGALNIVSIPRDILVKSQKGYNIKLNALILEDGYKEFKTTIENMTDVNINYIVKIDYNGFRDIIDSIGGVTVTIERDMKYDDEGQSLHIDFKKGETVKLDGKKAEEYFRWRKNNDGTGFANGDIDRIQSQHDFISKVMKKCTSPLIIPRLPSVIKTVSDSVETNMTSFDILNYGLKFRSAYKNKLNMYTLSGTPKMIRGQSYLIYDKNQNKDVLSMLSSSKTESSVNTSKKDIRIKILNGTKIDNLASSAKEELKSKGYKNIDVGNTESTNKSVIMSNNKNILETVKNDIYIVDSDSKNKNSEYDDYDVIIILGKNYKKLEDTNSR from the coding sequence ATGCTGCCTAAAATAAGATCATCAATAAATAAAGAGACTACATCCAAAATTGATAGGAGTATATCATGGAGAGAGAGAATACTGCTTTTATCAGTTGCTCTTTTGATAACATATTTTATAGTTCTTTTTATCTCTTTTATATATGCATCTTTTGCAATTCATGGGAAAAATATGATAGCAAAAGATTCTGAAGGATTAAATTCAAATGTAAACATTATTGTTCTTGGTGTTGACATAGGTGATATTTATGACACATCAAATTCTTCACTAAAAAGAACAGATACGATGATGCTTATGAATTATAATAAAAGTTCTGGCGCTTTAAATATAGTATCAATTCCAAGAGATATTCTTGTAAAATCCCAAAAAGGATATAATATAAAACTTAATGCACTTATTTTAGAAGATGGCTATAAAGAGTTTAAAACTACTATTGAGAATATGACAGATGTAAATATAAATTATATAGTAAAAATAGATTATAATGGCTTCAGAGACATAATAGATTCCATAGGAGGAGTTACAGTAACTATTGAGAGAGACATGAAATACGATGATGAAGGTCAGAGCCTTCATATTGATTTTAAAAAAGGAGAGACTGTAAAGCTTGATGGAAAGAAAGCAGAAGAGTATTTTAGATGGAGGAAGAATAATGATGGTACAGGCTTTGCAAATGGGGATATTGATAGAATTCAAAGTCAGCATGATTTTATAAGTAAAGTTATGAAAAAATGCACGAGTCCTCTTATAATACCAAGGCTTCCATCTGTAATAAAGACAGTATCAGATAGTGTAGAAACGAATATGACATCATTTGATATTTTAAATTATGGATTGAAGTTTAGAAGCGCATATAAAAATAAACTTAACATGTATACATTAAGTGGAACTCCTAAAATGATAAGAGGACAGTCCTACTTAATTTATGATAAAAATCAGAATAAAGATGTTTTATCAATGTTAAGTTCATCTAAAACAGAAAGCAGCGTAAATACATCTAAAAAAGATATCAGAATAAAGATATTAAATGGTACCAAAATAGATAATTTGGCATCTTCTGCAAAAGAAGAATTGAAATCAAAAGGATATAAAAATATAGATGTAGGGAATACTGAAAGTACGAATAAAAGTGTCATAATGTCTAATAATAAAAATATTTTGGAAACTGTAAAAAATGATATTTATATAGTAGATAGTGACAGCAAAAATAAAAATTCAGAATATGACGATTATGATGTTATTATAATTCTTGGGAAAAATTATAAAAAACTTGAAGACACAAACAGCAGGTAA
- a CDS encoding RluA family pseudouridine synthase yields MSSLKSTINETYNKCKLREYLKKEMGLSTRLIRRASLDKRIFLNGAPVKMNIIVNTGDIVNIDLATKETQNIVPEKMDIDIVYEDEDILIVNKEPFMVVHPTKSYQSGTLANGVLNYFIDSNQNCIVRLVSRLDMNTSGLIIIAKNQYAHGMLSKTMEKNEIVKKYIAIVHGHMENESGVIDLPIYNPKDDLGLRRIVDERGKRSITHYKVLERLNDADVVECRLETGRTHQIRVHLSHLGHPIYGDTLYGYGGDEMDLIKRQALHAYFLEFKSPRTQKLLEVKADLPSDMKLLIEKLR; encoded by the coding sequence ATGAGTTCTCTTAAAAGCACAATAAACGAAACTTATAATAAATGTAAACTTAGAGAATATTTAAAAAAAGAAATGGGGCTTTCAACAAGACTTATAAGGCGTGCATCTTTAGACAAACGTATATTCCTAAATGGAGCACCAGTGAAGATGAACATAATTGTAAATACAGGAGATATTGTAAATATAGATCTTGCAACAAAGGAAACGCAGAATATTGTACCTGAAAAGATGGATATAGATATAGTATATGAAGATGAAGATATTCTTATTGTTAACAAAGAGCCGTTTATGGTGGTTCATCCTACAAAGAGTTATCAGAGTGGTACACTTGCAAATGGTGTCCTAAATTATTTTATAGATAGCAATCAAAACTGTATAGTAAGATTAGTATCAAGGCTTGATATGAATACATCAGGACTTATAATAATAGCGAAGAACCAGTATGCACATGGAATGCTTTCAAAAACAATGGAAAAAAATGAAATAGTAAAAAAATATATAGCTATTGTTCATGGACATATGGAAAATGAAAGCGGAGTTATTGATCTTCCTATATATAATCCTAAAGATGATTTAGGACTAAGAAGAATTGTTGATGAAAGAGGAAAGAGAAGCATAACACATTATAAAGTATTAGAAAGACTTAATGATGCTGATGTAGTTGAATGTAGACTTGAAACTGGACGTACACATCAAATAAGAGTTCATTTAAGCCATCTTGGACATCCTATTTATGGAGATACTCTTTATGGATATGGTGGAGACGAAATGGATCTGATAAAAAGACAGGCACTTCATGCATATTTTTTAGAGTTTAAATCACCAAGAACTCAGAAACTTTTGGAAGTAAAAGCAGATCTACCTTCTGATATGAAACTTCTTATAGAAAAGCTTAGATAA
- a CDS encoding helix-hairpin-helix domain-containing protein, which yields MNLLDKIIKEKNKIGIITLVTILIIVTFFIYHKSGYKELSKNNTESIFEEESEMNAKNESKKDTALENDFDNNDKNTITVEIKGEVKKPDVYKMGDDSIVRDLIEKAGGTTDNANIKNINRAKKLNDHEVIYIQNNEEAEKGKPVFNSESSTSTDSSSESSKININTADAEGLKKINGVGDAKAKKIIEYREKNGKFKSIDEIKNIGGIGEKTFEKMKSQLET from the coding sequence GTGAATTTGTTAGATAAAATAATAAAAGAGAAAAATAAAATAGGAATAATTACGTTAGTAACCATATTAATTATAGTTACATTTTTTATATATCATAAAAGTGGGTATAAGGAACTTTCTAAAAATAATACAGAGAGTATTTTTGAAGAAGAGAGTGAAATGAATGCAAAAAATGAAAGTAAGAAAGACACTGCTTTAGAAAATGATTTTGACAATAACGATAAAAATACGATAACAGTTGAAATAAAAGGTGAGGTTAAAAAACCTGATGTCTATAAAATGGGTGATGATTCAATAGTAAGAGATTTAATCGAAAAAGCTGGAGGAACTACAGATAATGCAAATATTAAAAATATAAATAGAGCAAAAAAGTTAAATGACCATGAAGTAATCTATATACAAAATAATGAAGAAGCAGAAAAAGGAAAGCCTGTATTTAATTCAGAATCTTCAACAAGTACAGATTCTTCATCTGAAAGCTCAAAGATAAATATAAATACAGCGGATGCTGAAGGACTTAAAAAGATAAATGGTGTAGGAGATGCTAAAGCAAAGAAGATAATTGAATATAGGGAGAAAAATGGAAAATTTAAATCTATCGATGAAATTAAGAATATAGGTGGGATTGGAGAAAAAACATTTGAAAAGATGAAGTCTCAGCTTGAAACTTGA
- a CDS encoding ImmA/IrrE family metallo-endopeptidase, producing the protein MKTIYNLFNLINAEKIMLYDSESLNNIHSLGIYFYIPPNLSVIALDKSLLSNTPLYLSVLSEEAGHHFTTFSNLIRSSENYLDKIYKTKDEHKAKKWAADYLISDDDFVQALNDSISTVNEMAEYFNVTEEIIKYKISSIVTNEILYSKIRKNFIKREIPYLSCAI; encoded by the coding sequence ATGAAAACTATTTATAATTTATTTAACTTAATAAATGCTGAAAAAATAATGCTATATGATTCTGAATCTCTAAATAATATACATTCACTTGGTATATACTTCTACATACCTCCAAATCTCTCTGTAATTGCATTAGATAAATCACTATTATCTAATACTCCACTATATTTATCTGTTTTATCAGAAGAAGCAGGGCATCATTTTACTACATTTTCTAATCTTATAAGATCTTCTGAAAATTACCTGGATAAAATTTATAAAACTAAAGATGAACATAAAGCTAAAAAATGGGCAGCAGATTATTTAATCTCAGATGATGATTTTGTACAAGCTCTAAATGACAGTATTTCTACAGTAAATGAAATGGCTGAATATTTTAATGTAACTGAAGAAATAATAAAATATAAAATTTCCTCTATCGTTACAAATGAAATACTTTATTCAAAAATAAGAAAAAACTTTATAAAAAGAGAGATACCCTATCTTTCATGTGCAATTTAG
- the rlmD gene encoding 23S rRNA (uracil(1939)-C(5))-methyltransferase RlmD: protein MKRGSKVTVKIERTEFPSLGVGTAEDRLIYVKNTFKGQVVEAKIKKKRDGYAQAKFETILERADYEKDSVCPHSDSCGGCSSITIPYEKQLEFLETEVKDLFKAQDLSMGEYLGIEGSKDQFEYRNKMEFTFGNEKKDSPLSIGLHMRNQSFGIMTVDKCRLIDEDFRKVIIITEDYFRKQDLPFYRIMKAEGFLRNLVIRKAKNTGEILVNIVTTTQIDFDFSEYVKLLREEIYDGNIVSIIHTENDSLQDAVIPEKVNILYGKEYFTELLLGLQFNISPFSFFQTNTKGAERLYSIVKEFLGDSEDKVVFDLYCGTGTIGQIVASDAKKVVGIELIEEAVEAAKENAKLNNINNCTFLAGDVAEIIKKVEDKPDIIILDPPRSGVHPKALDYVIKFNADEIIYVSCNPKTLVNDLKVLCENGYKIEKSKIKDMFPNTPHVETVVKLIK from the coding sequence GTGAAAAGAGGAAGCAAAGTAACTGTAAAAATTGAAAGAACAGAATTTCCTTCTTTAGGAGTAGGAACAGCAGAAGATAGACTTATCTATGTAAAGAATACTTTTAAAGGCCAGGTAGTAGAAGCTAAGATAAAAAAGAAGAGAGACGGATATGCTCAGGCAAAGTTTGAGACAATTCTTGAGAGAGCAGATTATGAAAAGGACTCTGTATGTCCTCATTCTGATTCATGTGGAGGCTGTTCATCTATAACAATTCCATATGAAAAACAGCTTGAATTTTTAGAGACAGAAGTAAAAGATCTTTTTAAAGCTCAAGACTTATCTATGGGTGAATACTTAGGAATAGAAGGAAGTAAAGATCAGTTTGAATATAGAAATAAAATGGAATTTACTTTTGGAAACGAGAAAAAAGATTCACCACTTTCAATAGGACTTCATATGAGAAATCAGTCTTTTGGAATAATGACTGTAGATAAATGCAGACTTATTGATGAAGATTTTAGAAAAGTAATAATAATAACAGAAGATTACTTTAGAAAACAGGATCTTCCATTTTACAGAATAATGAAGGCTGAAGGATTTTTAAGAAATCTTGTTATAAGAAAAGCCAAAAATACCGGAGAAATACTAGTAAATATAGTTACAACAACTCAGATAGATTTCGACTTCTCAGAGTATGTAAAACTTCTTCGTGAAGAAATATATGATGGAAATATTGTTTCAATAATCCATACAGAAAATGATTCTCTTCAGGATGCAGTAATTCCGGAAAAGGTAAATATATTATATGGGAAAGAATATTTTACCGAATTATTATTAGGCCTTCAATTTAATATTTCTCCTTTCTCATTTTTTCAAACAAATACAAAAGGTGCAGAAAGACTTTATTCTATCGTAAAAGAATTTTTAGGTGACAGCGAAGATAAAGTTGTATTTGATCTTTACTGCGGAACAGGAACAATAGGTCAGATAGTTGCATCAGATGCAAAAAAGGTAGTAGGAATAGAACTTATAGAAGAGGCTGTTGAAGCTGCAAAAGAAAATGCTAAATTAAATAATATAAACAATTGCACATTCTTAGCAGGAGACGTCGCAGAAATAATAAAAAAGGTAGAGGATAAGCCAGACATAATTATCCTTGATCCTCCAAGAAGTGGAGTACATCCAAAAGCTCTTGACTACGTTATAAAGTTTAATGCAGATGAAATTATCTACGTTTCATGCAATCCTAAGACACTTGTAAATGATCTTAAGGTTTTATGTGAAAATGGATATAAGATAGAGAAAAGTAAGATAAAGGATATGTTTCCGAATACACCTCATGTGGAAACTGTGGTTAAGCTAATCAAGTAA